In the genome of Macrobrachium nipponense isolate FS-2020 chromosome 42, ASM1510439v2, whole genome shotgun sequence, one region contains:
- the LOC135213249 gene encoding uncharacterized protein LOC135213249 encodes MKESKGEESNFSCCDINAESAGGVDGFKPFCFDGVLVAGDEHSKGVVVKLMRDTGSSQSLVVRGAVPGLEDCLTNDKVIVRSIGGLTSLPRARVHLDCGIFKGDIIVGIVESLPIPGVDVLVGNDAAGNRVVPDPVVCDTPLEVSPVQQLEDVERDLFLSCVVERSRGLRGIVLTESVPSIDDQFNSVECGARSAVEDDKPLFKNALTEKESMAESTCYYLKAGVLMRKYRASTAVATASWEVKHQLVVPATLKNDVMRVAHEVSTTHLGIKKTAYSILQYFYWPSLLRDVKVFCNCCITCQKVGKPNQAPKPVPLVPQVVCNVPFEKVIIDCVGPLPKTKRQHQYMLTIMCSSIRYPDAIPLRNITTKNLIPHLVKFFTQYGIPKVVQTDRGTNFTSKLFQDVMLAMRVHHSISTAYHPQSQGALEQFHQTLKEALTKYSHEHQKEWDEGLPFVLFAIRNTQQESLGYSPSELLYGRSVRGPLKVLYDVWLENQESGKDLHQYAVTLKKQLDEARVFAHQNLLKAQKSMKKRFDVKTVTREFKPGDQILMLNPTKKSLECRFEGPYTVVERRCNNVYEIETTGKRKDRHLVHVNRLKPFVSKSTKVKPTVLAVVNVKNDLVIVPENDFKIGNDSHLSNSEVLMDISAKLLHLGSHQAKDVESLLKSQRSMWRCTNPNKSFGIYDHFERGNNAMQASTL; translated from the exons ATGAAAGAGAGTAAAGGAGAGGAATCTAATTTCTCTTGTTGTGATATAAATGCTGAGTCAGCTGGTGGTGTTGATGGTTTCAAACCATTCTGCTTTGACGGCGTTTTGGTTGCTGGTGATGAACATAGTAAGGGTGTTGTTGTAAAGTTAATGCGGGACACCGGTTCATCGCAGAGTTTAGTTGTTAGAGGGGCAGTACCTGGGTTAGAAGACTGTCTTACCAATGATAAAGTAATAGTTAGGAGCATAGGTGGTTTGACTTCTTTGCCTCGGGCTAGAGTGCATTTGGATTGTGGCATATTCAAGGGTGATATCATTGTGGGTATTGTCGAGTCTCTTCCGATTCCTGGCGTAGATGTTCTTGTTGGAAATGATGCTGCAGGTAATCGTGTGGTACCGGACCCAGTGGTATGTGATACTCCTTTGGAAGTCAGCCCTGTTCAGCAGTTGGAGGATGTGGAACGTGATTTGTTTCTATCTTGTGTAGTTGAACGCAGCAGAGGCCTGCGTGGTATTGTTTTGACTGAATCTGTTCCTAGTATTGATGACCAGTTCAATTCTGTTGAATGTGGTGCTAGGTCTGCAGTTGAGGATGACAAG CCTTTGTTTAAGAATGCATTGACAGAGAAGGAGAGTATGGCAGAATCTACATGTTACTACTTAAAAGCTGGAGTGCTAATGAGGAAATATAGAGCAAGTACCGCAGTGGCAACTGCCTCTTGGGAAGTTAAACATCAGTTGGTGGTTCCAGCAACTCTGAAAAATGATGTGATGAGGGTGGCCCATGAAGTCTCTACTACTCATCTTGGGATTAAGAAGACAGcatacagtatattgcaatatttttattggccTAGCCTTTTGCGTGATGTGAAGGTATTCTGCAATTGTTGCATAacctgtcaaaaagtaggtaagccAAACCAAGCACCTAAACCAGTGCCTTTGGTCCCTCAAGTAGTCTGTAATGTTCCTTTTGAAAAAGTTATTATTGACTGCGTTGGACCTCtaccaaaaacaaaaagacagcatCAATACATGTTGACTataatgtgttctagtattagatATCCAGATGCTATTCCTTTACGGAATATAACAACTAAGAATCTTATTCCACACCTTGTCAAGTTTTTTACTCAATATGGCATCCCTAAAGTGGTTCAAACCGACCGTGGTACCAATTTTACATCTAAGCTTTTTCAGGATGTTATGTTGGCTATGAGGGTTCACCATTCTATATCTACAGCTTATCATCCGCAAAGCCAGGGGGCGCTCGAGCAATTTCACCAGACGCTTAAGGAGGCTCTGACAAAGTACAGCCATGAACATCAGAAGGAGTGGGATGAGGGACTACCATTTGTGTTGTTCGCCATAAGAAATACTCAGCAAGAAAGTTTGGGATATTCGCCTTCTGAATTACTTTATGGTAGGAGTGTTAGAGGACCCTTGAAGGTTTTATATGATGTCTGGCTTGAAAACCAAGAATCAGGTAAAGACTTGCACCAATATGCTGTTACTCTTAAAAAGCAATTAGATGAGGCTCGAGTATTTGCACATCAGAATCTTTTAAAAGCACAAAAAAGTATGAAGAAAAGGTTTGATGTTAAAACTGTAACAAGAGAATTTAAACCAGGGGATCAAATTTTAATGCTTAATCCCACTAAGAAGTCTTTGGAATGTCGTTTTGAAGGACCCTATACTGTAGTAGAGAGACGCtgcaataatgtatatgaaattGAAACTACTGGTAAAAGGAAAGACAGACATCTTGTTCATGTGAATAGACTAAAGCCTTTTGTGTCAAAGAGCACTAAAGTAAAGCCAACAGTGCTTGCAGTTGTAAACGTTAAAAATGATTTAGTTATTGTTCCagagaatgattttaaaattggTAATGATTCTCACCTCTCCAATTCTGAAGTTTTAATGGATATCTCTGCAAAGTTATTGCATTTAGGTTCTCATCAGGCTAAGGATGTGGAAAGTTTGCTGAAGTCTCAGAGATCTATGTGGAGATGTACCAACCCAAACAAATCTTTTGGAATATACGATCATTTTGAAAGAGGGAACAACGCCATGCAAGCAAGCACCCTATAG